The following proteins are co-located in the Phocoena phocoena chromosome 1, mPhoPho1.1, whole genome shotgun sequence genome:
- the RPF1 gene encoding ribosome production factor 1 — translation MAKAGAKSGGSGNKGLKRKAATEEPQEAAVAEDGTTESRVQPSKAAAFPPGFSVSEIKNKQRRHLMFTRWKQQQRKEKLAAKKKLKKEREALGDKAPPKPIPKTIDNQRVYDETTVDPNDEEVAYDEATDEFASYFNRQTSPKILITTSDRPHGRTVRLCEQLSTVIPNSHVYYRRGLALKKIIPQCISRDFTDLIVINEDRKIPNGLILSHLPNGPTAHFKMSSVRLRKEIKRRGKDPTEHIPEIILNNFTTRLGHSVGRMFASLFPHNPQFIGRQVATFHNQRDYIFFRFHRYIFKSEKKVGIQELGPRFTLKLRSLQKGTFDSKYGEYEWVHKPREMDTSRRKFHL, via the exons ATGGCGAAGGCCGGGGCAAAGAGCGGCGGCAGCGGAAACAAAGGCTTGAAACGCAAAGCTGCTACTGAAGAACCTCAGGAGGCTGCAGTCGCTGAGGATGGGACGACGGAAAGTAGGGTCCAACCCTCGAAGGCGGCTGCCTTTCCTCCAGGCTTCAGCGTTTCGGAGATTAAGAACAAACAGCGGCGACACTTAATGTTCACGCGGTGGAAACAGCAGCAGCGGAAG GAAAAGTTGGCAGctaagaaaaaacttaaaaaagagagagaggctctTGGTGATAAG gcTCCACCAAAGCCTATACCAAAGACCATTGACAACCAGCGAGTATATGATGAAACCACAGTAGACCCTAATGATGAAGAG gttGCTTATGATGAAGCTACGGATGAATTTGCTTCTTACTTCAACAGACAAACTTCTCCCAAGATTCTCATCACTACATCAGATAGACCTCATGGG agAACAGTACGACTCTGTGAACAGCTCTCCACAGTTATACCAAACTCACATGTTTATTACAGAAGAGGACTGgctctgaaaaaaattattccacAGTGCATCTCAAGAGATTTCACAGACCTCATTGTTATTAATGAAGATCGTAAAATACCAA ATGGATTAATTCTGAGTCACTTGCCAAATGGCCCAactgctcattttaaaatgagcagtGTTCGTCTGCGTAAAGAAATTAAG AGAAGAGGCAAGGACCCCACAGAACACAtacctgaaataattttaaacaattttacaaCACGGCTGGGTCATTCTGTTGGACGTATGTTTGCATCTCTCTTTCCCCATAATCCTCAATTCATTGGAAGGCAGGTTGCCACATTCCACAATCAACGGGATTATATCTTCTTCagatttcacag ATACATATTCAAGAGTGAAAAGAAAGTGGGAATTCAGGAACTTGGACCACGTTTTACCTTAAAATTAAGATCTCTTCAGAAAGGAACCTTTGATTCTAAATATGGAGAATATGAATGGGTACATAAG ccCCGGGAAATGGATACAAGTagaagaaaattccatttataa